One region of Limnospira fusiformis SAG 85.79 genomic DNA includes:
- a CDS encoding vitamin K epoxide reductase family protein gives MIQMRKRSTPWIQQKSRLIIAGIGAFGAAITSYLTIQALQEGPTSCPTEGCESVLDSPYAEVFGLPLALFGFLAYVYMIAMAVIPLLISSETQTTWRKKAENYTWLLMFIGGCSMAIFSSYLMYIMAFEIQSICWFCIGSAIASFSLLALTIIGRNWEDIGQLVFLGVIVAMVTIISTLAIYAPINNPSLTDGSQNSYNITSVSNPDNISLAQHLTNVGAAMYGAYWCNFCEQQKQLFGRQAINYLTYIECDPAGENPQPELCQAKGIPGYPAWEINGELHPGLISLERLAELSGYTGSRNFGNS, from the coding sequence ATGATTCAAATGCGTAAGCGTTCAACTCCCTGGATTCAACAAAAGTCACGTTTGATTATTGCTGGAATTGGTGCTTTTGGTGCTGCTATTACCTCTTATCTAACCATACAAGCACTACAGGAAGGACCGACTAGCTGTCCTACAGAAGGCTGTGAGAGTGTCCTAGATAGTCCCTATGCGGAAGTTTTTGGCTTACCTCTGGCTTTGTTTGGCTTTCTGGCTTATGTCTATATGATTGCTATGGCGGTTATCCCACTATTGATTAGTTCAGAAACTCAGACAACTTGGCGGAAGAAAGCCGAAAATTACACCTGGCTACTGATGTTTATAGGTGGGTGTTCTATGGCGATTTTCAGTAGCTATTTGATGTATATCATGGCTTTTGAAATTCAATCTATTTGCTGGTTTTGTATCGGTTCAGCGATCGCCTCTTTCAGCCTGTTAGCATTAACTATTATTGGCCGTAATTGGGAAGATATCGGTCAACTGGTTTTTTTAGGTGTCATTGTCGCTATGGTTACTATAATTAGCACTCTGGCTATTTATGCTCCCATTAATAACCCCTCCCTCACTGATGGTAGTCAAAATTCTTACAATATCACCTCAGTTTCTAATCCAGATAATATCTCCCTAGCTCAACATTTAACTAATGTGGGTGCTGCGATGTATGGTGCTTACTGGTGTAATTTCTGTGAACAACAAAAACAGTTATTTGGTAGGCAAGCTATCAATTATCTTACCTATATTGAATGCGACCCCGCTGGAGAAAACCCTCAACCAGAGCTGTGTCAAGCTAAGGGTATTCCCGGATATCCAGCTTGGGAAATTAACGGCGAATTACATCCGGGGTTAATTTCTTTAGAACGTTTAGCCGAATTAAGCGGTTACACGGGTTCCCGTAATTTTGGGAATTCCTAA
- the hpsJ-A gene encoding HpsJ-like protein, cyanoexosortase A-associated — translation MTQSDGKPLNDKIEVLWKFSSNLLKTIPPLRAVGYGLLFLSMLDLLTIILPPQLMNPVWEFQTMGGIVERSAVPLISLVFIFFGERNLRGRFEEPLLMFMSWFSLLLGVLFILMVPLGIFNTLRIEQQSSEQIDSQVEQRITDIQTVQQQLEQTTSEDQMRELISRLDTQGRSPDIQNREQVNQIKEELSGFLSTTAQRTQIEAEQTRRNRRITLFKNSVKWNIGALVSGVLFVTIWRGTAWARKKV, via the coding sequence ATGACTCAATCTGATGGCAAGCCTCTTAATGATAAAATAGAGGTACTTTGGAAGTTCAGCTCTAACCTGTTAAAAACTATTCCTCCCCTGCGAGCGGTTGGCTACGGGTTATTATTTTTATCAATGCTAGATTTGCTCACCATTATACTTCCTCCCCAACTTATGAACCCGGTTTGGGAGTTTCAAACTATGGGGGGGATTGTGGAAAGGTCTGCTGTTCCTCTCATTTCTCTGGTGTTTATTTTCTTTGGGGAACGCAATTTACGAGGTCGATTTGAAGAACCTTTGTTAATGTTCATGTCCTGGTTTTCCTTACTGTTAGGTGTACTATTTATTTTAATGGTTCCCCTAGGGATTTTCAACACTCTGAGAATTGAGCAACAAAGCAGTGAGCAAATTGATAGTCAAGTGGAACAACGCATCACGGATATTCAAACGGTTCAGCAGCAGTTAGAACAGACCACATCAGAAGACCAAATGCGGGAACTTATCAGCCGTCTGGATACCCAAGGACGCTCTCCTGATATTCAAAACCGGGAACAGGTGAACCAAATTAAAGAAGAGCTTTCTGGTTTTCTGTCTACTACGGCGCAAAGGACTCAAATTGAAGCAGAACAAACCCGCAGAAACCGCAGAATTACCCTCTTCAAAAATTCGGTTAAGTGGAATATAGGGGCTTTGGTTTCCGGTGTCTTATTTGTGACTATTTGGAGAGGAACAGCTTGGGCTAGGAAAAAAGTTTAA
- the dusB gene encoding tRNA dihydrouridine synthase DusB, whose amino-acid sequence MSALSAELKERLSSPLKIGKLEVNSRVLQSPLSGVTDLVFRRLVRRYAPNSMMYTEMVHASQIIHVRELPILMEIDPGERPISIQLFDCRPDFLVEAARKAVEEGADTIDVNMGCPVNKITKNGGGSSLLRQPEIAEKIVRSLNEAVSVPITVKTRLGWDEDEINILDFSKRMENAGAQMLTIHGRTRAQGYTGKANWEWIARVKQNVSIPVIANGDIVSVSSAVQCLQETGADGVMCSRGTLGYPFLVGEIDYFLKTGQMKTAPTVVERLECAKEHLQALWVYKGQRGIYQSRKHMTWYAKGFPGANELREQLAKVETVQQGCDLLDGAIAIFK is encoded by the coding sequence ATGTCTGCCCTATCTGCTGAATTAAAAGAACGGCTATCCTCACCCCTAAAAATTGGTAAATTAGAGGTAAACAGTAGGGTGTTACAATCGCCTCTGTCAGGGGTGACAGATTTGGTATTTCGGCGCTTGGTGAGGCGCTATGCTCCCAATTCGATGATGTATACAGAGATGGTACACGCTTCCCAAATTATTCATGTGCGGGAGTTACCAATTCTGATGGAAATTGACCCAGGAGAACGCCCGATTAGTATTCAATTATTTGATTGTCGCCCAGATTTTTTAGTGGAGGCGGCGCGAAAAGCTGTGGAAGAAGGGGCGGATACTATTGATGTGAATATGGGTTGTCCGGTGAATAAAATTACTAAAAATGGCGGCGGTTCTTCGCTGTTACGACAACCGGAAATCGCTGAGAAAATAGTGCGATCGCTTAACGAAGCTGTATCAGTTCCCATCACTGTAAAAACTCGTTTAGGTTGGGATGAGGACGAAATCAATATCCTAGATTTTAGCAAACGCATGGAAAATGCGGGAGCGCAAATGCTGACCATTCACGGACGCACTCGCGCTCAGGGTTATACAGGGAAAGCTAACTGGGAATGGATCGCTAGGGTCAAGCAGAATGTATCGATTCCAGTAATTGCTAATGGGGATATTGTCTCGGTGTCCTCGGCGGTTCAGTGTTTACAGGAAACTGGCGCTGATGGAGTTATGTGTTCTCGGGGAACTCTGGGTTATCCGTTTTTGGTGGGGGAAATTGATTATTTCCTGAAAACTGGCCAGATGAAGACAGCGCCGACGGTGGTTGAACGTTTAGAATGTGCGAAGGAACATTTACAAGCACTTTGGGTGTACAAAGGTCAGCGTGGTATTTATCAGTCTCGTAAACACATGACTTGGTATGCTAAAGGTTTCCCAGGAGCAAATGAACTGCGGGAACAACTGGCTAAGGTGGAGACGGTTCAGCAGGGATGTGATTTGCTCGATGGGGCGATCGCCATATTCAAATAA
- the argF gene encoding ornithine carbamoyltransferase has product MESLKGRDLLSLADLTVAELHSVLSLAIQLKSGMRKLQRRKVLGLMFSKASTRTRVSFSVAMYQLGGHIIDLNPSVTQVSRGEPLVDTARVLGRYLDAIAIRTFEQKDLETFASYAEIPVINALTDREHPCQVLADLMTVQECFNRMAGLTLTYLGDGANNMAHSLLLGCAMVGMNIRIATPSQYPPNPEIVEQAKAIAAGKTEVIITDDPAEAVQKSHVLYTDVWASMGQESEADDRIPLFMPFQVNDSLLAKADDDAIVLHCLPAHRDQEITDGVIEGVRSRVWDQAENRMHAQKALLASLLSDD; this is encoded by the coding sequence ATGGAATCATTAAAAGGACGAGATTTGCTGAGTTTGGCTGATTTGACTGTGGCTGAGTTACACTCGGTTTTATCTTTGGCGATTCAGTTAAAGTCGGGAATGCGGAAACTACAGCGAAGGAAGGTTTTGGGGTTGATGTTTTCTAAGGCTTCGACTCGCACCCGTGTCAGTTTCTCGGTGGCTATGTATCAATTGGGGGGACATATAATTGATTTAAATCCTAGTGTTACCCAGGTGAGTCGGGGGGAACCTTTGGTTGATACGGCGCGGGTATTGGGTCGATATTTAGATGCGATCGCTATTCGGACTTTTGAACAAAAGGATTTGGAAACTTTTGCTAGTTATGCGGAAATTCCGGTAATTAATGCTCTCACAGATCGGGAGCATCCTTGTCAAGTTTTGGCAGATTTGATGACGGTTCAAGAATGTTTTAATCGCATGGCTGGACTGACTTTAACTTATTTGGGAGATGGGGCTAATAATATGGCTCATTCTCTGCTTTTGGGCTGTGCTATGGTGGGGATGAATATTAGAATTGCTACCCCATCTCAGTATCCGCCAAATCCCGAAATTGTCGAACAGGCTAAGGCGATCGCTGCTGGTAAAACTGAGGTGATTATTACCGATGACCCCGCTGAAGCTGTCCAGAAATCTCATGTGTTATATACTGATGTTTGGGCGAGTATGGGTCAGGAGAGTGAGGCGGATGATCGTATTCCTTTATTTATGCCTTTTCAGGTGAATGACAGTCTATTAGCTAAGGCTGATGATGATGCGATCGTTCTCCATTGTTTACCTGCTCATCGAGATCAGGAAATTACTGATGGGGTAATTGAAGGTGTGCGATCGCGGGTTTGGGACCAGGCGGAAAACCGAATGCACGCCCAAAAAGCATTATTAGCTAGTTTACTTTCTGATGATTAA
- a CDS encoding cyanoexosortase A system-associated protein: MKIWENLRISLLVLTFGGVVIVLGKSILEPQKTTEQVVELFTFPAIIPLPGWQHQESEALTEPWGNTYRYQQNDKILQIEMRYVDHPHPNEKLFRQYDPRDASVTAQFPTLTRTNNTGSYSLSVDNYRVYLRSCINPRSPSAITYEQFIQNRYTYDLHFSRLIPVIMGAEPLRDHRCLWSHLSLPISNNSFEETYPILEEVWQVWYQWWHPRFPRLER, translated from the coding sequence ATGAAAATCTGGGAAAATTTGCGAATTTCATTACTTGTGCTAACATTTGGGGGAGTAGTTATAGTTCTAGGAAAATCAATCCTAGAGCCCCAGAAAACTACTGAACAAGTTGTCGAACTCTTTACCTTTCCGGCGATCATCCCCTTACCTGGATGGCAGCATCAGGAAAGTGAAGCACTGACAGAACCCTGGGGAAATACTTATCGTTATCAGCAGAATGATAAAATTCTACAGATAGAAATGCGATATGTTGATCATCCTCATCCCAATGAAAAACTGTTTCGCCAGTATGATCCGAGGGATGCTTCTGTTACGGCACAATTTCCGACACTAACTCGCACCAATAATACAGGTTCCTATAGCCTTTCGGTTGACAATTACCGTGTCTACCTTCGATCTTGTATTAATCCACGATCGCCTAGTGCTATCACCTACGAACAGTTCATTCAAAACCGCTATACCTATGACTTACACTTTTCCCGACTTATACCAGTTATCATGGGAGCAGAACCCCTAAGAGATCACCGATGTTTGTGGTCTCATTTATCACTGCCAATTTCCAATAATTCTTTTGAGGAAACTTACCCAATTTTAGAGGAAGTTTGGCAAGTGTGGTATCAGTGGTGGCATCCTCGTTTCCCTCGACTTGAGCGCTGA
- a CDS encoding pentapeptide repeat-containing protein, translating into MSQLATFKIPEYSVESKLGGGLTVVNQEQLTCLRRGVAFWNKWREDYPEVQPDLMNANLKGMYLKGINFRETNLTDTDLKGAYCLKGSFQNVEGDQAHFDGSYLKEADFTGAYLQGSSFKGADLRNVNFTNAHLVGVDFRGADIQGADFSGANLYRSQLMGVIASETKWCKANLLSANLLGTDLRSANLENANLTRANLEEVNLSNALAFHTNFEQATLTGVCIDQLKINNQTNFRRAVCDFVYLKADRQGRYPFPSNYQSLEEDAIALISRISSKLIPMRSSSSSPV; encoded by the coding sequence ATGTCCCAATTAGCAACTTTTAAAATTCCTGAATATTCAGTAGAATCTAAATTAGGGGGTGGCTTAACAGTGGTAAACCAGGAACAGTTAACCTGCTTGAGACGAGGGGTTGCATTTTGGAACAAATGGCGAGAAGATTACCCGGAAGTACAGCCGGATCTGATGAATGCTAACCTCAAAGGAATGTATCTCAAAGGGATTAATTTTAGAGAAACTAACCTCACAGATACGGATTTAAAAGGAGCCTATTGTTTAAAGGGAAGTTTCCAAAATGTTGAGGGTGATCAAGCTCATTTTGATGGTAGTTATTTGAAAGAGGCTGATTTTACTGGGGCTTATTTGCAAGGGTCAAGTTTTAAAGGTGCTGACTTGCGAAATGTCAATTTTACTAATGCTCATTTGGTGGGTGTAGATTTTCGAGGTGCTGATATTCAGGGTGCTGATTTTAGTGGCGCAAATCTTTACCGATCGCAATTAATGGGAGTGATCGCCAGTGAAACTAAATGGTGTAAAGCTAATCTATTAAGTGCTAATTTATTAGGTACAGACTTACGGTCGGCTAACCTGGAAAATGCTAATTTAACTCGCGCTAACCTCGAAGAAGTAAATTTGTCAAATGCTTTAGCTTTCCATACAAATTTTGAGCAAGCTACACTGACCGGAGTATGTATAGACCAATTAAAGATTAATAATCAGACTAATTTCCGGCGGGCTGTCTGTGATTTTGTTTATCTGAAAGCTGATAGACAAGGGCGTTATCCTTTCCCTTCTAATTATCAATCTTTAGAAGAAGATGCGATCGCACTAATTTCTCGGATTTCCTCCAAGTTGATACCCATGCGATCGTCTAGTTCTTCCCCCGTTTAA
- the crtA gene encoding cyanoexosortase A yields the protein MMNTPNFLSIQSWKQSEFWLMAIAAGLMSIHLTLIYHRNNVSFLALSIMFWLSASSLVWEKIQELAKQTSSPWATLLGMLIIAIVLLKSATRPTSNWLGISPFISALGWTLIASGFSGFREYWRELTILFFLGVPKVFIWPLVDISGITAKFAALILWYAGADVSLDKFNVMLPEGGVSVNMGCSGLEGMFYLLGLSVLFLVMFPLEVLWKKIIIPVVAVLISFVVNGFRIVLLAVLANAQKPEAVDYWHVGEGSLIFSMISVALFGCFCWFMIKQDTPPTNQDTLSP from the coding sequence ATGATGAACACACCTAATTTTTTGTCAATTCAATCCTGGAAACAGTCAGAATTTTGGCTGATGGCGATCGCCGCCGGTTTAATGTCAATTCACCTCACCCTAATTTATCATCGTAATAACGTCAGTTTTTTGGCACTAAGTATCATGTTTTGGCTATCTGCATCTTCCTTGGTATGGGAGAAAATCCAGGAATTAGCAAAGCAAACCAGCAGCCCCTGGGCCACCTTATTAGGGATGCTAATAATTGCCATAGTGTTGCTAAAAAGCGCTACCCGTCCTACTTCTAACTGGTTAGGGATTTCGCCATTTATATCAGCCCTGGGCTGGACACTAATAGCTTCCGGTTTTAGTGGCTTTCGGGAATACTGGCGGGAACTAACAATCTTATTTTTTCTGGGTGTTCCCAAAGTATTTATTTGGCCGTTAGTAGATATTTCAGGTATTACCGCTAAATTTGCCGCCTTAATTTTATGGTACGCTGGGGCTGATGTTTCTCTGGATAAATTTAACGTCATGCTACCGGAGGGAGGAGTGAGTGTCAATATGGGATGTTCCGGGTTAGAAGGAATGTTTTACCTGTTAGGATTATCAGTGCTATTTCTGGTGATGTTTCCCCTAGAGGTACTCTGGAAAAAAATTATTATTCCCGTGGTAGCAGTATTAATTAGTTTTGTAGTCAATGGATTTCGGATTGTCTTATTAGCTGTGCTGGCTAATGCCCAAAAACCCGAAGCAGTTGATTACTGGCACGTCGGAGAAGGTTCTCTGATATTTTCTATGATTTCGGTGGCATTGTTTGGCTGTTTTTGTTGGTTTATGATTAAACAGGATACACCACCAACTAATCAAGACACCCTCAGCCCATAA